In one Rhodococcus sp. B50 genomic region, the following are encoded:
- a CDS encoding acyltransferase, with protein MARSHTYRSQAVAVALASNPLLSGRRRWKWLRRAGVDATPPSLIHTRVVVQGLGRLTLGTGCFLNHGCYFDTVADITVGERVFIGDHVRVLTSSHRMGTADQRASTLTGEPVTIGDGAWIGSGVVIMPGVTIGAGVMIGTNSLVTADCTPNAVYVGSPARWVRDLD; from the coding sequence GTGGCCCGCTCTCATACCTACCGCTCCCAGGCGGTGGCGGTGGCCCTCGCGAGCAACCCGCTGCTGTCCGGCCGGCGGCGCTGGAAGTGGTTGCGCCGCGCGGGTGTCGACGCGACGCCGCCGAGCCTGATCCACACCCGCGTGGTGGTGCAGGGCCTGGGACGGCTCACCCTCGGCACGGGCTGTTTCCTCAACCACGGCTGCTATTTCGACACCGTCGCCGACATCACCGTCGGGGAGCGGGTGTTCATCGGCGACCACGTGCGGGTGCTCACCAGCAGCCACCGGATGGGCACCGCCGACCAGCGGGCCTCCACGTTGACGGGGGAGCCGGTGACCATCGGGGACGGCGCGTGGATCGGGTCGGGTGTGGTGATCATGCCGGGCGTGACCATCGGCGCCGGCGTGATGATCGGCACGAACTCGCTGGTGACCGCGGACTGCACGCCGAACGCGGTGTATGTGGGCAGCCCCGCCCGGTGGGTCCGCGACCTGGACTGA
- a CDS encoding TldD/PmbA family protein — protein sequence MSAVDDDFLALPLHAAADAALTVARAAGAIHADVRVHRMRTWTSTLRDGALQAAVDGTDCGVAVRVLLDGTWGFASHPVPGPDGAADAAARAVAVARTLRALNRDPVQWADEPVHRDAVWVSPYEIDPFTVPAAERIAVLEDYSRRLQDATGVDHVSATVMLVKEQSFYADLAGSTITQQRVRIHPDLEATRVDREAGTFESLRTLAPPTGRGWEYLGSDRWWDWSSELAELPEQLAEKAQAPSVTAGRTDLVIDPTNLWLTIHESVGHATEYDRAIGYEAAYAGTSFATPDLLGSLRYGSDAMHVTADRTEPHGLATVGYDDDGVAAQSWDLVRAGVFVGYQLDRAFAPKLGVARSNGCAYADSAHHVPIQRMANVSLQPDPTVDRSTADLIAAVDDGLYIVGDRSWSIDMQRHNFQFTGQRFYRIRGGRLAGQVRDVAYQASTTEFWGALEAVGGASTWRLGGAMNCGKAQPGQIAAVSHGCPSVLVRGVNVLNTVQEGGR from the coding sequence GTGAGCGCGGTGGACGACGACTTCTTGGCCCTTCCGTTGCATGCGGCCGCCGACGCGGCGCTGACGGTGGCGCGCGCGGCGGGTGCGATCCACGCCGATGTGCGGGTGCATCGGATGCGGACCTGGACGAGCACCCTGCGTGACGGCGCCCTGCAGGCCGCGGTGGACGGCACCGACTGCGGGGTGGCGGTGCGGGTGCTGCTCGACGGCACCTGGGGGTTCGCCTCGCATCCGGTGCCCGGACCGGACGGCGCCGCCGATGCCGCGGCCCGCGCGGTGGCCGTGGCCCGCACCCTGCGCGCGTTGAATCGGGATCCGGTGCAGTGGGCCGACGAACCGGTCCACCGGGACGCGGTGTGGGTCTCGCCGTACGAGATCGATCCGTTCACCGTGCCCGCCGCCGAACGCATCGCGGTGCTCGAGGACTATTCGCGGCGGTTGCAGGATGCCACCGGGGTCGACCACGTCAGCGCCACTGTGATGCTGGTCAAGGAACAGAGCTTCTATGCCGATCTCGCCGGGTCGACGATCACCCAGCAGCGGGTGCGGATCCACCCGGACCTCGAGGCGACCCGCGTCGACCGGGAGGCCGGCACCTTCGAGTCGCTGCGCACCCTGGCCCCACCGACCGGCCGCGGCTGGGAGTACCTCGGCTCCGACCGGTGGTGGGACTGGAGCAGTGAGCTCGCCGAGCTGCCCGAGCAGCTCGCCGAGAAGGCGCAGGCCCCATCGGTGACCGCGGGCCGCACCGATCTGGTGATCGACCCGACGAATCTGTGGCTGACCATCCACGAATCGGTCGGGCACGCCACCGAATACGACCGGGCGATCGGCTACGAGGCCGCCTATGCCGGCACCTCCTTCGCCACCCCCGACCTGCTCGGCAGCCTGCGCTACGGCAGCGACGCCATGCACGTCACCGCCGACCGCACCGAACCGCACGGGCTGGCCACCGTCGGATACGACGACGACGGGGTCGCCGCCCAGTCCTGGGATCTGGTGCGGGCCGGGGTGTTCGTCGGCTACCAGCTCGACCGGGCGTTCGCCCCCAAGCTCGGGGTGGCACGGTCGAACGGCTGCGCCTACGCCGACTCGGCGCATCACGTGCCGATCCAGCGGATGGCGAACGTGTCGCTGCAACCCGATCCGACGGTCGATCGCAGCACCGCCGATCTGATCGCCGCGGTCGACGACGGGCTGTACATCGTCGGCGATCGCAGCTGGTCGATCGACATGCAGCGGCACAACTTCCAGTTCACCGGGCAACGTTTCTACCGGATCCGCGGCGGCCGGCTCGCCGGGCAGGTCCGCGATGTCGCCTATCAGGCGTCGACCACCGAGTTCTGGGGTGCGCTCGAGGCGGTCGGCGGCGCGTCGACCTGGCGGCTCGGCGGGGCGATGAACTGCGGCAAGGCGCAACCCGGGCAGATCGCCGCGGTCTCGCACGGCTGCCCGTCCGTGCTGGTCCGCGGCGTGAACGTGCTCAACACGGTGCAGGAAGGTGGCCGATGA
- a CDS encoding TSUP family transporter: MTAGDWALLLTAATAAGWVDAVVGGGGLILLPALFLVAPQLTPQAALATNKLTAICGTGAAVVTFARRIPLRWSLLGPAALVAALAAAAGAAAVSLIDREVFIPIVMVVLVAVAVFVTTRPKLGAGGTRRPSTLRLVTVVVTAAAVIGFYDGILGPGTGTFFIIVFAAMLGSEFVTSAAMAKVLNFGSNLGALVLFALGGHVWWTLGLAMAVCNVAGSVLGSRMALARGAGFVRVVLLVVVVAMVIRLGIEQFG, translated from the coding sequence ATGACTGCGGGTGACTGGGCGTTGCTGCTGACCGCCGCGACGGCCGCCGGCTGGGTGGACGCGGTGGTCGGCGGCGGCGGGCTGATCCTGCTGCCCGCGCTGTTCCTCGTCGCCCCGCAGTTGACACCGCAGGCGGCGCTCGCGACGAACAAGCTCACCGCGATCTGCGGGACCGGCGCCGCGGTGGTGACCTTCGCGCGGCGCATCCCGCTGCGCTGGTCGCTGCTCGGTCCGGCTGCGCTCGTCGCGGCGCTGGCCGCGGCGGCCGGGGCGGCGGCGGTCTCGCTCATCGACCGGGAGGTGTTCATCCCGATCGTGATGGTGGTGCTCGTCGCGGTGGCGGTGTTCGTCACCACCCGTCCGAAACTCGGGGCCGGCGGCACCCGCCGCCCGTCCACGCTGCGGCTGGTCACGGTGGTGGTGACGGCCGCGGCGGTGATCGGCTTCTACGACGGGATCCTCGGGCCGGGCACCGGTACCTTCTTCATCATCGTGTTCGCGGCGATGCTCGGCAGCGAATTCGTCACCTCGGCGGCGATGGCGAAGGTGCTCAACTTCGGCTCGAATCTGGGGGCGCTGGTGTTGTTCGCCCTCGGCGGGCATGTGTGGTGGACGCTCGGGTTGGCGATGGCGGTGTGCAATGTGGCCGGCTCGGTGCTCGGCTCCCGGATGGCGCTCGCGCGTGGCGCCGGCTTCGTGCGGGTGGTGCTGCTGGTCGTGGTGGTGGCCATGGTGATCCGGCTCGGCATCGAACAGTTCGGCTGA
- a CDS encoding precorrin-3B synthase, whose translation MADTAVDVHLPAGHLTSAQVQLLAELAHTHGGGELHLTAHAQLQVRGDHAAIAAALTAAGLTVDVPTRARLLVSPLSGRIGGHHDLRELTAAVVARVVERPVPAGTVFGLDDGTGDIVALAPTVAILARPDGRFAVIRDGADTGVRVDPVDAADALLGPPADPTGDPEPVPEEPRPPIGWLDQPDGAVTLAGGLPGGILPARLAEFLAAVDRPVIVTPWRSVLLCDLDEWTAEQVVRVLAPMGLVFDADSPHLR comes from the coding sequence ATGGCCGATACCGCTGTCGACGTGCACCTGCCCGCCGGGCACCTGACCTCTGCGCAGGTGCAGTTGCTCGCCGAACTCGCCCACACCCACGGCGGCGGCGAACTGCACCTGACCGCCCACGCCCAGTTGCAGGTGCGCGGCGATCACGCCGCCATCGCCGCAGCTCTCACCGCCGCCGGCCTGACCGTCGATGTGCCCACCCGCGCACGGCTTCTCGTCTCCCCCCTCAGCGGCCGCATCGGCGGGCACCACGACCTGCGCGAGCTCACCGCCGCGGTGGTGGCGCGTGTCGTCGAGCGGCCGGTGCCGGCCGGCACGGTGTTCGGGCTCGACGACGGCACCGGCGACATCGTCGCCCTCGCCCCCACCGTCGCGATCCTCGCCCGCCCCGACGGCCGGTTCGCGGTGATCCGCGACGGCGCCGACACCGGGGTCCGCGTCGACCCGGTCGACGCCGCCGACGCGCTGCTCGGCCCACCGGCCGACCCCACCGGTGACCCGGAACCGGTACCGGAGGAGCCGCGGCCGCCGATCGGCTGGCTCGACCAGCCCGACGGGGCGGTCACCCTCGCGGGGGGTCTGCCCGGCGGGATCCTGCCGGCGCGCCTCGCCGAGTTCCTCGCCGCCGTCGACCGTCCGGTGATCGTCACCCCGTGGCGGTCGGTGCTGCTGTGTGATCTGGACGAGTGGACCGCCGAGCAGGTCGTGCGGGTGCTCGCCCCCATGGGATTGGTGTTCGACGCCGACTCCCCGCACCTGCGCTGA
- a CDS encoding SDR family NAD(P)-dependent oxidoreductase has protein sequence MNHTAQGTVVIFGGRSEIGVEVATRLAPGRTVILAARRADDLVDECTVVRAAGATAVHAVEFDADSLDTHPAVLDRIAAFGPIDVAVLAFGILGDQARAETDVAHAVSIVHTDYLAQVALLTDLAQRLRAQGSGRLVVFSSVAGWRVRRANYVYGSAKAGLDGFASGLADALHGSGISLLLVRPGFVIGRMTEGMSPAPLSSTPPQVADATVRALHRGRGQVWVPAVLRPVFFGMRLVPRALWRRLPR, from the coding sequence ATGAACCACACCGCGCAGGGAACCGTCGTCATCTTCGGGGGTCGCAGCGAGATCGGCGTCGAGGTCGCCACCCGGCTCGCCCCGGGCCGCACCGTGATCCTGGCCGCGCGTCGCGCCGACGACCTGGTCGACGAGTGCACCGTGGTGCGGGCGGCGGGCGCGACCGCGGTGCACGCGGTGGAGTTCGACGCCGACTCCCTCGACACCCACCCGGCGGTGCTCGACCGCATCGCCGCCTTCGGGCCGATCGACGTGGCGGTCCTGGCCTTCGGGATCCTCGGCGACCAGGCCCGCGCGGAAACCGATGTGGCCCATGCGGTGTCGATCGTGCACACCGACTACCTGGCGCAGGTCGCGTTGCTCACCGACCTGGCGCAGCGGCTGCGCGCACAAGGCTCGGGCCGGCTGGTGGTGTTCTCCTCCGTCGCCGGGTGGCGGGTGCGCCGCGCCAACTATGTCTACGGCTCCGCAAAGGCCGGCCTCGACGGTTTTGCGTCCGGCCTGGCGGATGCCCTGCACGGCAGCGGAATCTCGCTGCTGCTGGTGCGCCCCGGTTTCGTGATCGGGCGGATGACGGAGGGGATGAGCCCGGCGCCGCTGTCGAGCACCCCGCCGCAGGTCGCCGACGCGACGGTGCGGGCGCTGCACCGCGGGCGCGGACAGGTGTGGGTGCCGGCGGTGCTGCGGCCGGTGTTCTTCGGGATGCGGCTGGTGCCGCGCGCGCTCTGGCGGCGGCTGCCGCGCTGA
- a CDS encoding metallopeptidase TldD-related protein yields the protein MIPGDRLVETALAASPADETIVIVTDGAEASLRWAGNSMTTNGSARARSATIVAIRRTPGGAHCGVVTAPIVDADDLASVVTAAWAAAEQAPAAPDAMPLIDGDGPDPHWGDPAVGTDVEVFAPLLDGLAAGFDDTDALYGFAHHQTTTLWLGTSTGVRRRWVQRDGSLEINGKRGGPTGASAWVGAGTGDFTDVAMDPLRSELARRLDWAGTRVDLPAGRYETVLPPSVVADLLIPLLWSLDGRGAEEGRSVWAGTGGTRLGERLAALPVTLTSDPAAPGLGCPPFVVATASTDSVSVFDTGMSAGRVDWIRDGALHALAYPRAAATEFGAVPTAPGENLLLTGGGTADVDAMIARTERGLLLTTVWYLREVDPAVLLLTGLTRDGVYLIEDGQVRAAVNNFRFNESPVDLLGRATEVGATERTLPREWKDWFTRTAMPPMRIPDFHMSSVSAAH from the coding sequence ATGATCCCCGGAGACCGACTCGTCGAGACGGCCCTGGCCGCCTCCCCCGCCGACGAGACCATCGTGATCGTCACCGACGGCGCCGAGGCGTCGCTGCGGTGGGCCGGCAACTCGATGACCACCAACGGGTCGGCGCGCGCCCGCAGCGCCACCATCGTCGCGATCCGCCGCACCCCCGGCGGGGCGCACTGCGGGGTGGTCACCGCCCCGATCGTCGACGCCGACGACCTCGCCTCGGTGGTCACCGCGGCGTGGGCGGCCGCCGAGCAGGCCCCGGCCGCGCCCGATGCGATGCCGCTGATCGACGGCGACGGCCCCGACCCGCACTGGGGTGATCCGGCGGTCGGCACCGATGTCGAGGTCTTCGCCCCGCTCCTCGACGGGCTCGCCGCCGGGTTCGACGACACCGATGCCCTCTACGGGTTCGCGCACCACCAGACGACGACCCTGTGGCTGGGTACCTCCACCGGGGTGCGGCGCCGCTGGGTGCAGCGCGACGGCTCGCTCGAGATCAACGGCAAACGCGGCGGCCCGACCGGGGCGAGCGCCTGGGTCGGGGCGGGCACCGGCGACTTCACCGACGTCGCCATGGACCCGTTGCGCAGCGAATTGGCGCGGCGGCTGGACTGGGCCGGCACCCGCGTCGACCTGCCCGCCGGCCGGTACGAGACGGTGCTGCCGCCGTCGGTGGTCGCCGATCTGCTGATCCCGCTGCTGTGGTCGCTCGACGGGCGTGGCGCCGAGGAGGGTCGCTCGGTGTGGGCGGGGACCGGCGGCACCCGCCTCGGCGAGCGGCTCGCGGCGCTGCCGGTGACGTTGACCTCCGATCCGGCCGCGCCCGGTCTCGGCTGTCCGCCGTTCGTGGTGGCCACCGCCTCCACCGACAGCGTCTCGGTGTTCGATACCGGCATGAGCGCCGGGCGGGTCGACTGGATCCGCGACGGCGCCCTGCACGCCTTGGCGTATCCGCGGGCCGCGGCCACCGAATTCGGGGCCGTCCCCACCGCGCCGGGGGAGAATCTGCTGCTCACCGGCGGCGGCACCGCCGATGTGGACGCCATGATCGCCCGCACCGAACGCGGTCTGCTGCTGACCACCGTCTGGTACCTGCGGGAAGTGGATCCGGCGGTGCTGTTGCTGACCGGTCTGACCCGCGACGGGGTGTATCTGATCGAGGACGGGCAGGTGCGGGCGGCGGTGAACAACTTCCGGTTCAACGAGTCCCCGGTGGATCTGCTCGGCCGCGCCACCGAGGTCGGTGCCACCGAACGCACCCTGCCGCGGGAATGGAAGGACTGGTTCACCCGCACCGCGATGCCGCCGATGCGCATCCCCGACTTCCACATGTCCTCGGTCAGCGCCGCCCACTGA
- a CDS encoding glutathione peroxidase, with product MSVHEYTVATADGGSEDLGRFAGRYLLIVNVASKCGLTPQYEALEALHREFGERGLQILAFPCNQFGGQEPGSDSEIQEFCRVNFDVTFPVFAKLDVNGDDAHPLYRHLRSEAPGDFGPQHGFLFEHVSTTRPEAIGTDEVKWNFTKFLVDPQGAVVRRFEPTVTPEEIGKELADRL from the coding sequence ATGTCCGTGCACGAGTACACCGTGGCCACCGCCGACGGCGGCAGCGAGGATCTCGGCCGTTTCGCCGGCCGGTATCTGCTGATCGTCAACGTGGCCAGCAAATGCGGTCTGACCCCGCAGTACGAGGCGCTCGAGGCGTTGCACCGCGAATTCGGTGAGCGTGGCCTGCAGATCCTCGCGTTCCCGTGCAACCAGTTCGGTGGTCAGGAGCCGGGCAGCGACAGCGAGATCCAGGAGTTCTGCCGCGTCAACTTCGACGTCACCTTCCCGGTCTTCGCGAAGCTCGACGTCAACGGCGACGACGCGCATCCGCTCTACCGCCACCTGCGCAGCGAGGCCCCCGGCGATTTCGGGCCGCAGCACGGTTTCCTGTTCGAGCACGTGAGCACGACCCGCCCGGAGGCGATCGGCACGGACGAGGTGAAGTGGAACTTCACCAAGTTCCTCGTCGACCCGCAGGGTGCGGTGGTGCGCCGCTTCGAGCCGACGGTCACCCCGGAGGAGATCGGCAAGGAACTCGCCGACCGGCTCTGA
- a CDS encoding PPOX class F420-dependent oxidoreductase, with protein MPDSTTPTFADLAAAEYVLLTTYRKDGSAVGTPVWAAPDGNRLLVWTVADAYKVRRLRRDPRVSLAICDARGNPKSAAVPGSGEVLDADGSAHARSVIARKYGLLGRLIVGASVLRRGRTGTVGLACVLDSADETAGR; from the coding sequence ATGCCCGATTCGACGACCCCGACATTCGCGGACCTCGCCGCCGCCGAGTACGTGCTGCTGACCACCTACCGCAAGGACGGCAGCGCGGTGGGCACCCCGGTGTGGGCGGCGCCCGACGGGAACCGGCTGCTGGTGTGGACGGTCGCCGATGCCTACAAGGTGCGGCGGCTGCGCCGCGATCCGCGGGTGTCCCTGGCGATCTGCGACGCGCGCGGCAACCCGAAGTCGGCGGCGGTGCCCGGCAGCGGGGAGGTGCTCGACGCCGACGGTTCGGCGCACGCGCGGTCGGTGATCGCCCGCAAGTACGGGCTGCTCGGCCGGCTGATCGTCGGTGCCAGTGTGCTGCGCCGCGGCCGCACCGGCACCGTGGGCCTGGCGTGTGTGCTCGACTCCGCCGACGAGACCGCCGGTCGGTAG
- a CDS encoding dihydrolipoyl dehydrogenase family protein, which yields MTGATGETDTYDVIVLGAGPAGENAAQYAIAGSDRTALLVEHELVGGECSYWACMPSKALLRPTQVLATARNMPGVSDKISAHGVEVPAVLARRDGFTHNRDDSSQVDWAEGAGIDVVRGRGCLTGERTVTVTGSDGQRRLQARHAVVLATGTVPSIPDLPGLRDARPWTSRDATNLLEVPHRVLVVGGGVVACETATWLRQLGVEELTLAVRGDRLLPRVEPFAAERVSARMAHKGLDVRYRTEIRSVQRPDVQDTGVGRIHGGPATVALSDGSTLEVDEIVVAAGRHPTLDGLGLDSVGLSDGKVTVADDLTVDGVDGRWLYAVGDIAGRAALTHMGKYQARVCGDVIAARAENRPTDGPRFRASADHGQVPQVIFTVPEIAAVGRTVDQARADGLDVEVLEADIDVAGASLARDDYAGHAALVVDRAGDTLVGATFVGHEVAELVHAATIALVGKVPLDTLWHAVPSYPTISEIWLRLLESRRG from the coding sequence ATGACCGGTGCGACGGGGGAAACCGACACCTACGACGTGATCGTGCTCGGCGCCGGCCCGGCCGGGGAGAACGCCGCCCAGTACGCCATCGCCGGCAGCGACCGCACCGCGCTGCTCGTCGAACACGAACTCGTCGGCGGCGAATGCTCCTACTGGGCGTGCATGCCGAGCAAGGCGCTGCTGCGCCCCACCCAGGTGCTCGCCACCGCCCGCAACATGCCCGGTGTCTCCGACAAGATCAGTGCCCACGGCGTCGAGGTGCCCGCCGTGCTGGCCCGCCGCGACGGCTTCACCCACAATCGCGACGACAGCTCCCAGGTGGACTGGGCCGAGGGTGCAGGCATCGACGTCGTGCGCGGCCGCGGCTGCCTGACCGGCGAACGCACCGTCACCGTCACCGGCAGCGACGGGCAGCGACGCCTGCAGGCCCGGCACGCCGTCGTCCTGGCCACCGGCACCGTCCCGTCGATCCCGGACCTGCCCGGGCTGCGCGACGCCCGGCCGTGGACCTCCCGCGACGCGACGAACCTGCTCGAGGTCCCCCACCGGGTGCTGGTCGTCGGCGGCGGTGTCGTCGCCTGCGAAACCGCCACCTGGCTGCGGCAACTCGGCGTCGAGGAACTCACCCTCGCGGTGCGCGGCGACCGGCTGCTGCCGCGCGTGGAGCCGTTCGCCGCCGAACGGGTCTCCGCGCGCATGGCCCACAAGGGCCTGGATGTGCGCTACCGCACCGAGATCCGGTCGGTGCAGCGCCCCGATGTGCAGGACACCGGCGTCGGCCGCATCCACGGCGGTCCCGCCACCGTCGCACTGTCCGACGGCAGCACCCTCGAGGTCGACGAGATCGTCGTCGCCGCCGGCCGACACCCCACGCTCGACGGGCTCGGTCTCGACAGTGTGGGCCTGTCCGACGGGAAGGTGACGGTCGCCGACGATCTCACCGTCGACGGGGTGGACGGGCGGTGGCTCTATGCGGTCGGGGACATCGCCGGTCGCGCCGCCCTGACCCACATGGGCAAATACCAGGCGCGGGTGTGCGGGGACGTCATCGCCGCCCGCGCCGAGAACCGCCCCACCGACGGGCCACGATTCCGTGCGAGCGCCGACCACGGGCAGGTCCCGCAGGTGATCTTCACCGTCCCGGAGATCGCCGCGGTCGGCCGCACCGTCGACCAGGCCCGCGCCGACGGACTCGACGTCGAGGTCCTCGAGGCCGACATCGACGTCGCCGGTGCCTCGCTCGCCCGCGACGACTACGCCGGGCACGCCGCGCTCGTCGTCGACCGGGCCGGCGACACCCTCGTCGGCGCGACCTTCGTCGGCCACGAGGTCGCCGAACTCGTCCACGCCGCCACCATCGCCCTCGTGGGGAAGGTGCCGCTGGACACCCTGTGGCATGCCGTGCCGTCCTATCCCACCATCAGCGAGATCTGGTTGCGGCTGCTCGAATCCCGCCGCGGCTGA
- a CDS encoding FxsA family protein codes for MYPLLFVLYIVAEIAVLAWLGSTLGALATVLIFLGVSAAGYLVLAALGRRALRSLGELRAGRAPRASSPERVLTDGALLGAGAALVLIPGIVSTALGVVLLLPTRAALRPAVRTLVARRARTTGFTAPRLVVVDGQVVDHSVVGAAPHLTGGPAAPEQVDDRGTVLEGEIVETPRRREER; via the coding sequence GTGTACCCGTTGTTGTTCGTGCTCTACATCGTGGCGGAGATCGCGGTGCTCGCCTGGCTCGGCTCCACCCTCGGTGCCCTCGCCACCGTGCTGATCTTCCTCGGCGTCAGCGCCGCCGGTTATCTCGTGCTCGCCGCGCTGGGCCGCCGCGCGCTGCGCAGCCTCGGCGAACTGCGCGCAGGCCGGGCGCCGCGCGCGAGTTCCCCGGAGCGGGTGCTCACCGACGGCGCGCTCCTCGGCGCCGGCGCCGCCCTGGTGCTGATCCCCGGCATCGTCAGCACCGCGCTCGGGGTGGTGCTGTTGCTGCCGACCCGCGCCGCGCTGCGCCCGGCGGTGCGCACGCTGGTCGCGCGGCGGGCCCGCACCACCGGGTTCACCGCGCCGCGGCTGGTGGTGGTCGACGGGCAGGTCGTCGATCACAGCGTCGTCGGCGCCGCCCCGCACCTGACCGGCGGCCCGGCCGCGCCCGAGCAGGTCGACGACCGCGGCACCGTGCTCGAAGGGGAGATCGTGGAGACCCCGCGCCGCCGCGAGGAGCGGTAA